A single genomic interval of Nitrososphaerales archaeon harbors:
- a CDS encoding DUF354 domain-containing protein: protein MKFWFDILTPKQVNFFKPVVDELKKKHDVLCTTRSYREVKELARIKNFDLLSVGKHGGESLLTKLRTSANRVVRLIEIIDEFKPDALVSLASPEASRVAFGLGIKHIGFCDAPHAEAVCRLSIPLMSLLMHPAIIPRREFMKYGIERKRLVRYRAIDPAMWLRDGVKQIYRHGDLGLDPSRKVITFRFEESQAAYLRAVDKSISFKMLKSLVNTFDHNIVILSRYADQIEVLKREFASKATVMERVIDGTSLLMLSDVFIGSGGTMNWECALMGIPNVSYTQMKYHVNEYLIKKGLIVRCRDASLLIKLVKKMLFDDSYRDNLKQKSKNELAGMEDIKKKTIDILEYKVN from the coding sequence ATGAAGTTCTGGTTTGACATTCTCACACCCAAACAGGTGAACTTTTTCAAGCCTGTAGTAGATGAGCTGAAGAAGAAGCATGATGTTTTATGTACAACACGTAGTTACAGGGAAGTTAAGGAACTTGCGCGGATAAAGAATTTTGATCTGCTTTCAGTGGGAAAACACGGCGGTGAATCATTACTTACCAAGTTACGCACTAGTGCTAATAGAGTGGTGAGGTTAATAGAAATAATTGATGAATTCAAACCAGACGCACTGGTCAGCTTAGCCTCACCAGAGGCATCTAGAGTGGCATTCGGTTTGGGCATAAAACACATAGGATTTTGCGATGCTCCACATGCAGAAGCTGTGTGTAGGCTATCGATCCCCCTTATGAGCTTGCTCATGCATCCAGCAATAATTCCCAGGAGGGAGTTTATGAAATACGGTATTGAACGAAAACGGCTGGTTCGCTACAGAGCAATAGACCCCGCAATGTGGTTGCGTGATGGCGTGAAACAGATCTACAGACACGGTGATCTAGGACTGGATCCCTCAAGAAAGGTAATAACATTCAGATTTGAAGAATCACAGGCGGCCTATCTACGAGCTGTTGATAAATCTATTTCCTTCAAAATGCTAAAATCTTTGGTCAATACATTTGATCATAATATTGTTATTCTAAGCCGTTATGCTGATCAGATAGAGGTATTGAAGCGCGAGTTTGCAAGTAAAGCAACAGTTATGGAAAGAGTTATTGATGGCACATCCTTACTAATGCTGTCTGACGTTTTCATTGGTTCAGGAGGCACTATGAACTGGGAATGTGCTCTGATGGGTATACCGAATGTATCTTACACCCAAATGAAATACCATGTAAACGAGTACCTGATAAAGAAAGGGTTGATAGTTAGGTGCAGGGATGCGTCGCTATTAATCAAACTTGTGAAAAAGATGCTTTTCGATGACTCTTATAGAGATAATTTAAAACAAAAAAGCAAAAATGAACTCGCGGGAATGGAGGATATTAAGAAAAAGACCATTGATATCTTGGAATATAAAGTAAACTAA